The Triticum urartu cultivar G1812 unplaced genomic scaffold, Tu2.1 TuUngrouped_contig_6277, whole genome shotgun sequence genome has a segment encoding these proteins:
- the LOC125530380 gene encoding F-box protein At1g80960-like, with the protein MTEDSEVDRLSKLPDDVLLNIVERLDIADAARTTILSPRWKQIPAILSKIVIVAGSFEPKHERRKITSDDIVWANTTVLEAARCILGRRAGSLSTIHLLCMQFYLGDESVFIGQTVANTIATQKVASVEFTIMTKVRRNCSVDELLTYGRQFMSFYGSCPNTFGGLARLTLENLRLGESDFPKIFSICNQLEFLRLQQCDARNMSLLEVEHEQLRELLIFCSSIKRVDLKCVPKLTILKFNAFMSPEDPFCLGYVPLLQTVTIINTGLSRHKMLKLSELLGKTAISILHLNFKCEKVSGGPQCCPSVVCCGEVVVIIFGKHTSALSPSFADLGETRRSKAIATGVPQTKACEFDQHF; encoded by the exons ATGACG GAGGACAGTGAAGTTGATAGGCTCAGCAAGTTGCCTGATGACGTTTTGCTCAACATTGTGGAGCGACTTGATATCGCTGATGCTGCACGAACCACCATCCTCTCCCCACGTTGGAAACAGATCCCTGCGATACTCTCAAAGATTGTTATTGTGGCTGGTTCTTTTGAGCCCAAGCACGAAAGGAGGAAGATAACCTCAGATGATATAGTTTGGGCCAACACCACCGTGCTGGAAGCTGCTAGGTGCATACTGGGAAGGAGGGCTGGGAGTCTATCCACCATTCACCTGTTGTGCATGCAATTCTACTTGGGAGATGAGTCTGTTTTCATTGGCCAGACTGTTGCCAACACCATAGCAACACAAAAGGTCGCTTCAGTCGAGTTTACAATCATGACGAAGGTGCGCAGAAATTGTTCTGTTGATGAACTGCTCACTTATGGGAGGCAGTTCATGTCATTCTATGGTTCGTGTCCAAACACATTTGGTGGTCTTGCACGCCTCACGCTAGAGAATTTGAGGTTGGGTGAATCAGACTTCCCCAAAATTTTCAGTATTTGCAATCAACTGGAGTTCCTCCGTCTCCAACAGTGTGATGCGAGGAATATGTCTTTGCTGGAAGTGGAACACGAACAGCTCCGTGAATTACTGATTTTTTGTAGCAGTATTAAGAGGGTTGATCTGAAGTGTGTACCAAAGCTCACAATTCTGAAATTTAATGCTTTTATGTCTCCAGAAGACCCCTTCTGTCTGGGCTATGTCCCACTGCTTCAGACTGTGACCATCATTAATACTGGTCTTTCGCGGCACAAGATGCTCAAGTTAAGCGAGTTGCTGGGTAAGACCGCCATAAGCATCCTCCATTTGAACTTCAAATGTGAAAAGGTTAGTGGAGGCCCACAATGTTGTCCGAGTGTTGTGTGTTGTGGAGAGGTTGTAGTCATTATTTTTGGTAAACATACTTCTGCATTATCCCCCTCTTTTGCAGATTTGGGTGAAACCAGAAGGTCGAAAGCAATTGCTACCGGTGTTCCACAAACTAAGGCTTGTGAATTTGATCAACATTTCTGA